In Streptococcus oralis, a single window of DNA contains:
- a CDS encoding Pr6Pr family membrane protein encodes MKLNYKFIFYSRVLLFLAAFTGVYLEITKHGGFGMLLYYTVLSNLLVTIFTGYLLRVMSRSGENWQSPILLRLKGGVTMSIMITCVIYHFMLAPIATDFYRVENFLCHYIVPLWFLADTLFFDKRGQYKIWDPVLWTILPLVYMIFALFNGLVLKLNIPNSKDNPFPYFFLNVNKGWDVVIKWCLIIFAAYMVAGFIFYLIKQIKRK; translated from the coding sequence ATGAAACTGAATTATAAATTTATCTTTTATAGCCGTGTGCTCTTGTTCTTAGCAGCATTTACAGGAGTTTATTTGGAGATTACCAAGCACGGTGGCTTTGGTATGCTCCTTTACTACACAGTGTTGTCCAATCTTTTGGTAACGATTTTCACGGGCTATCTGCTCCGTGTGATGAGCCGTTCAGGTGAAAATTGGCAAAGTCCGATCTTGCTTCGTCTCAAGGGTGGTGTCACCATGAGTATCATGATTACCTGTGTGATTTACCATTTTATGCTTGCTCCGATTGCGACAGACTTTTACCGAGTGGAAAATTTCCTTTGCCACTATATCGTTCCACTTTGGTTTTTAGCTGACACCCTCTTCTTTGATAAACGGGGTCAATACAAGATCTGGGATCCAGTCTTGTGGACCATTTTGCCCTTGGTTTATATGATTTTTGCCTTGTTTAATGGCCTGGTCTTAAAACTCAATATTCCGAATTCCAAGGACAATCCCTTCCCTTATTTCTTTTTAAATGTGAACAAGGGTTGGGACGTGGTTATCAAATGGTGTTTGATCATTTTTGCGGCGTATATGGTTGCAGGATTTATCTTCTACCTAATCAAGCAAATCAAGCGAAAATAG
- a CDS encoding DNA-3-methyladenine glycosylase family protein, with the protein MLAKNIIYLETSSIFDWVQIISYLSREEKEVMYQVANDRIKRLFKVENEFYLCTIFYNEQVQEICIQAENQPIFSAEARKVISNFVRDWLDLDQLLDDFYQFAQEDNILSPLVQKFYGLRLIGVPDFYEAITWGILGQQVNLAYAYTLKERFVKKYGEAFHYNHETYWLYPKPEMVANSVAEELLELQMTRKKAEYLQTISMLLYQGTISRSYYQKLDTAEQIEKELLKLYGVGPWTAHYVMMRCFRIQSAFPMADIGLQNGISYILGLDEKPSKELLLKLKKEWGTWCSYAVFYIWRLLY; encoded by the coding sequence ATGTTAGCTAAAAATATAATCTATTTAGAAACGTCATCTATCTTTGACTGGGTACAAATTATTTCCTACTTATCAAGAGAGGAAAAGGAAGTGATGTACCAAGTTGCAAATGACAGAATTAAGCGCTTGTTTAAAGTCGAAAATGAATTTTATCTTTGTACGATTTTTTACAATGAGCAAGTTCAAGAGATATGTATCCAGGCGGAAAATCAGCCTATTTTTTCTGCTGAGGCTAGAAAAGTTATTAGCAATTTTGTCAGAGATTGGTTGGATTTAGATCAGTTGTTAGATGACTTTTATCAGTTTGCACAAGAAGATAATATTTTATCTCCTTTGGTTCAGAAGTTTTACGGACTTCGTTTGATTGGTGTCCCAGATTTTTATGAGGCTATTACTTGGGGAATTTTAGGACAGCAGGTAAATCTTGCTTATGCTTATACCCTAAAAGAACGTTTTGTCAAGAAATATGGCGAAGCTTTTCACTATAACCATGAAACTTACTGGCTTTATCCAAAGCCTGAGATGGTTGCAAATAGTGTGGCTGAGGAGTTATTGGAGTTGCAAATGACTCGTAAAAAAGCAGAATATTTACAAACAATATCAATGCTCTTGTATCAGGGGACCATTTCAAGAAGTTATTATCAAAAGTTAGATACAGCTGAGCAAATTGAAAAAGAGTTGCTTAAACTTTACGGTGTCGGTCCGTGGACGGCTCATTATGTGATGATGCGATGTTTTCGTATACAATCGGCTTTTCCGATGGCTGACATTGGATTGCAGAATGGCATATCTTATATACTTGGTCTAGATGAGAAACCGTCTAAGGAATTGCTATTAAAGTTAAAAAAAGAGTGGGGCACATGGTGTTCATATGCAGTTTTTTATATTTGGCGTTTACTTTATTAG
- a CDS encoding bifunctional hydroxymethylpyrimidine kinase/phosphomethylpyrimidine kinase — MKNNRILALSGNDIFSGGGLSADLATYTLNGLHGFVAVTCLTALTEKGFEVFPTDDTIFQHELDSLRDVEFAGIKIGLLPTVSVAEKALDFIKQRPGVPVVLDPVLVCKETHDVAVSELCQELIRFFPHVSVITPNLPEAELLAGQEIKTLEDMKAAVQKLHDLGAPAVIIKGGNRLSQDKAVDVFYDGQTFTVLENPVIQGQNAGAGCTFASSIASHLVKGDELLPAVESSKAFVYRAIAQADQYGVRQYEANQNN; from the coding sequence ATGAAGAATAATCGTATTTTAGCCCTTTCTGGGAATGATATTTTTAGTGGTGGTGGTTTGTCAGCTGATTTGGCCACCTATACCTTAAACGGCTTGCATGGCTTTGTTGCAGTGACTTGTTTGACGGCTTTGACCGAAAAGGGCTTTGAAGTCTTTCCTACGGATGATACTATTTTCCAACATGAGTTGGATAGTTTGCGTGATGTGGAGTTTGCAGGGATTAAGATTGGCCTTCTCCCTACTGTCAGTGTGGCTGAGAAAGCATTGGACTTTATCAAGCAACGTCCAGGAGTGCCTGTGGTATTGGACCCTGTCTTGGTCTGCAAAGAAACTCACGATGTAGCTGTCAGTGAACTCTGTCAAGAGTTGATTCGCTTTTTCCCTCATGTCAGTGTGATTACGCCAAATCTTCCTGAAGCAGAATTGTTAGCTGGTCAGGAAATTAAAACTTTGGAAGATATGAAGGCTGCAGTTCAGAAATTGCATGATTTAGGAGCGCCAGCAGTCATTATCAAGGGAGGCAATCGCCTCAGTCAGGACAAGGCAGTGGATGTCTTTTATGATGGACAAACTTTCACTGTTCTAGAAAACCCAGTCATTCAAGGCCAAAATGCTGGTGCAGGATGTACCTTTGCCTCAAGCATCGCCAGTCACTTGGTTAAAGGGGATGAACTTTTACCAGCAGTAGAGAGCTCGAAAGCTTTCGTTTACCGTGCCATTGCACAAGCAGATCAATATGGAGTAAGACAATATGAAGCAAACCAAAACAACTAA
- a CDS encoding MFS transporter — protein MKQYLERASILALSLVLITSFSISSALPAMFDYYQGYPKEQIELLVSLPSFGIMIMLVLNGFLERLFPERLQISLGLLILSIGGTAPFWYQEYNFVFAMRILFGLGVGMINAKAISIISERYHGKTRIQMLGLRGSAEVVGASILTLVVGQLLSLGWTVTFLAYSAGFLVLILYLLFVPYGKEKKETKKKEAETTRLTGKMKGLIFLLAVEAAVVVCTNTAITIRIPSLMVERGLGDAQLSSLVLSIMQLIGILAGVSFSFFISLFKERLLLWSGITFGLGQIVIALSPSLGVMVVGSVVAGFSYSVALTTVFQLLSERIPAKLLNQATSFAVLGCSFGAFTTPFILGAIGLVTQNGMLVFTILGCWLIVTSIFVMYALQKRA, from the coding sequence ATGAAACAATATTTAGAACGGGCTAGTATTTTGGCCCTCTCCCTCGTTTTGATTACCTCCTTTTCCATCTCAAGTGCTCTGCCAGCCATGTTTGACTACTATCAAGGCTATCCCAAAGAACAAATCGAGCTCCTGGTCAGTCTTCCTTCTTTTGGAATTATGATTATGCTGGTTTTAAATGGGTTTTTGGAGCGGTTATTTCCTGAGCGACTTCAGATTAGTCTAGGACTTCTCATCCTTTCTATCGGTGGAACTGCCCCTTTCTGGTATCAGGAGTACAACTTTGTCTTTGCGATGCGGATTTTATTTGGCTTGGGTGTTGGAATGATTAATGCCAAGGCCATTTCCATCATTAGCGAACGCTATCATGGAAAGACACGGATCCAGATGTTGGGTCTTCGCGGATCAGCAGAAGTTGTCGGGGCATCGATTTTGACTCTAGTGGTAGGTCAACTCTTATCCTTGGGATGGACAGTGACCTTCTTGGCCTACAGTGCGGGATTTTTAGTATTGATTCTTTATCTGCTCTTTGTCCCTTATGGGAAAGAAAAGAAAGAAACAAAGAAAAAAGAGGCCGAAACGACTCGTTTGACAGGAAAGATGAAAGGATTAATTTTTCTATTAGCTGTCGAAGCAGCAGTTGTTGTCTGCACCAACACAGCTATCACCATTCGTATTCCTAGTCTGATGGTGGAAAGAGGTCTAGGGGATGCCCAGTTATCGAGCTTGGTTTTAAGTATCATGCAGTTGATTGGTATCTTGGCAGGTGTGAGTTTTTCTTTCTTTATCTCTCTGTTTAAAGAAAGGTTGCTCCTTTGGTCAGGTATTACCTTTGGATTGGGGCAGATTGTGATTGCCTTATCTCCGTCATTGGGTGTGATGGTGGTTGGAAGTGTTGTGGCAGGTTTTTCTTATAGTGTGGCCTTGACCACTGTCTTTCAGCTTCTTTCTGAAAGAATCCCAGCTAAGCTCCTTAATCAAGCAACATCTTTTGCAGTGCTAGGATGCAGCTTTGGAGCCTTTACGACACCTTTCATTCTTGGGGCGATTGGCTTGGTGACTCAAAACGGTATGTTGGTCTTCACCATTCTAGGCTGCTGGTTGATTGTCACTTCTATCTTTGTTATGTACGCACTTCAAAAGAGAGCTTAG
- a CDS encoding ECF transporter S component, whose amino-acid sequence MKQTKTTKIALVSLLTALSVVLGYYLKIGTPTGILTLLDAGIFFTAFYFGSKEGAVVGGLAAFLLDLLSGFPQWMFFSLLNHGLQGYFAGFKGKWQWLGLVLATIVMVSGYALGSTLMNGWSAALPEILPNFLQNTLGMVVGFVVFQSVKKIKPNL is encoded by the coding sequence ATGAAGCAAACCAAAACAACTAAAATCGCACTTGTATCTCTTCTAACCGCTCTTTCAGTAGTTCTAGGTTATTACTTGAAAATTGGAACGCCAACAGGAATATTGACTCTCTTGGACGCAGGTATTTTCTTTACTGCTTTTTACTTTGGCAGTAAAGAAGGAGCTGTCGTTGGAGGACTAGCAGCTTTTCTGCTTGACCTTTTATCAGGCTTTCCACAGTGGATGTTCTTTAGCTTGTTAAACCATGGCTTGCAAGGTTATTTTGCAGGTTTTAAAGGGAAATGGCAATGGTTGGGCTTAGTCTTAGCTACTATCGTCATGGTAAGTGGCTACGCTCTGGGCTCAACTCTAATGAATGGCTGGTCAGCAGCCTTGCCAGAAATCCTTCCAAACTTCCTACAAAATACCTTGGGAATGGTTGTGGGATTTGTAGTCTTTCAGAGCGTTAAGAAGATAAAGCCCAATTTGTAA
- the truA gene encoding tRNA pseudouridine(38-40) synthase TruA gives MTRYKATISYDGYAFAGFQRQPYARSVQEEIEKTLIRLNKGQAIAVHGAGRTDSGVHALGQVIHFDLPYQMDEEKLRFALDTQSPEDIDVISIEIVTDDFHCRYAKHSKTYEFIVDRGRPKNPMRRHYATHFPYPLDVERMQMAIKKLEGTHDFTGFTASGTSVEDKVRTITEASLSVDEIGQFLTFTFSGNGFLYKQIRNMVGTLLKIGNNRMPVEQIDLILEKKDRQLAGPTAAPNGLYLKEIRYEE, from the coding sequence ATGACAAGATATAAAGCAACTATTTCCTATGATGGTTATGCCTTTGCTGGTTTTCAGCGCCAGCCTTATGCGCGGAGCGTGCAAGAGGAAATTGAGAAAACCTTAATAAGACTCAATAAGGGGCAAGCCATCGCTGTTCATGGTGCTGGTAGGACGGATAGTGGGGTCCATGCTCTGGGACAGGTCATTCATTTTGATCTGCCCTATCAGATGGATGAGGAAAAACTCCGTTTTGCTCTGGATACCCAGTCTCCAGAAGATATTGATGTGATTTCAATTGAGATTGTGACCGATGATTTTCATTGCCGTTATGCCAAACACAGCAAGACCTATGAGTTTATCGTGGATAGAGGACGTCCCAAAAATCCTATGCGTCGTCACTACGCTACTCACTTTCCCTATCCGCTTGATGTAGAGCGGATGCAGATGGCAATCAAAAAGCTAGAAGGAACCCACGATTTTACCGGTTTTACAGCATCTGGAACCAGTGTAGAGGACAAGGTTCGTACCATTACAGAAGCCAGTCTTAGTGTTGATGAGATAGGGCAGTTTTTGACCTTTACCTTTTCAGGAAATGGTTTCTTGTATAAGCAGATTCGCAATATGGTGGGGACGCTGCTCAAAATCGGAAATAATCGAATGCCAGTTGAGCAGATTGACTTGATTTTGGAGAAGAAGGACAGGCAACTTGCAGGTCCAACGGCGGCACCAAATGGCTTGTATTTAAAGGAGATTCGTTATGAAGAATAA